In the Salvia miltiorrhiza cultivar Shanhuang (shh) chromosome 8, IMPLAD_Smil_shh, whole genome shotgun sequence genome, TTTATTTTTGCATCTAAAGATTTTTCTTGTGTTTTTTGGAAGGGTACTTTGCTTGCGTTTATTTATGGGTGGTTTTTCAATTCTCATATATCTCATGTTGTGTGCAAATATATTCTCATATATTCTAATAATTCAATTCATATGCGTATGTTGCAGAAAtggatatttatttattttcttctacTTTTGATTTTCACCTAGAAATAAGAGGTGGTTCTCTTAATTATCTGTCCTCTTTGAGCAAGAAGCACACAGCCTTCTAGCTGAAGTGTCTCTTTCCTAGATTAGCAACACAACTAATATACACTTTCatatttaatgaaaaaaaatggcaaagaagaagatgaaaagaaaatttacCAAACATATTACTCATCTAAACCACAATTTGAGCATAACACTACTTATTTTGCAAATCAAAATTGCCTCACAAAACATCCTGCAGTTTACAGTCTTGAAAAAGCTACACCAAAAACATACTTGTGAAGATTTAGCAACACAACTAATAGCAGCAAACCGGTATCTACACCCTCCTTCATCTCCTAAACACAATTCTCTCAACAAtacaaaatactccctctgtccccaaaataaaaataagtttctctttggggatggcacgggttttaaggaaaagtggtaaagtgtattgatagtggagaaaaacattttataattattattgagagtggtgaaaatgtgaaaaaaatgttataattactattgggagtggtgaaaaattgaaaagtaagaataaataaagtattattagtggtggggtagtcgttcgaaaatggaaagaaagaaagaggaacttatttggaggacgtcccaaaaaagaaaaagattaacttatttcagggacggaaggagtatattttaataGGAGTAAcatataataattcacatcaattactcaataaaatcctgaatttaaaaatataaatattcaatttatacaaagtgtaataataattgaagttattaaataaatttaaaaagtatTCGATAATAAAATTTTGCACTATGCATATActattcatcataataaatatttctaTACAAACGTAAATAAAAAGTTTTGGTGacgtttaaatatttttcatgatcaaatttgatgacgtttaaataataattacaatataaaaaggttaaaaaaatagtgaaaattttggtggaagaagagagagaaaaagaaaggaaaaaaaaaaactcatcttttatatattatagataTAGATTCCAGGTATTACTATTGTCTTTTTTTCTCAAGaaatgtattattttatttacattgtATAATATTGCTATATTTTCTTTTCGTGTATAGCACATGACAAAATACTAGTTAACCTAAGAGAGAGATTACTATAGTGATTTTCTTAGAAGAAATGGGAGAAAAGAGACTATTAGCATATGCTTCTACTTTTTTGATTTAATCCATTATCATTGCAGCagattatttaaatttgtttggATTGGTCTAGAGATGACACTtgttctactttttttttatataagccACTTACTTGaagttataaaaaatatatatacatatatataaaagtcCATTATGATATCCCAaaatttttatcataaaaaacacatgcaattataaaattaacaaataataatatgcCTTATAActacaatattaaatattacAAACTGATCTACAACAAAATTATAATACAAATTTGAATAAGAGAGATGAAAAGAATTGTTTAACTTAATATTACCAACAAATTTCACTCATACACGCCATTGCATAATTGAAACTATCAAAtttaactatatatttttttatttacatacaAAATAGGGTTATTTAAGAAAGAAATAAGGTTATTTTAGGTCTTTTTTTTAAAGACAAATGAAAAGAACGACACTACATTGTATAATTAAAAGTTCTCAAGTATACATTAGAaaatacaagtaaaaaaaaagtatacatTAGAAAATACGATGGAGTTGTGTAGTGATCCAACGTATTTTGGTAAGTGGCTACtttatttcaaagttaaatacttttttatataattaaaataagaaaactaaaataattatagatgcactacattttaaaaaatattagaaaacgTTTATTATGTAAGAAAACGTTTATTATGTTTACTAtcttagtatttatttttctagTAGCCCAAATAATTTGAGCCCAAAATTCTGAGCCTGCCAAAGAATTCACCCTTACAAAACAAGTCCAGAATCGCAAACTCCATCCGTTGCAATTTCAACCCTTTTTTCAGATTCAATCACAACTCCTAATCTCGCAAGCGTCGCCCAACACTCACCCTTTCATCACATTAAATCTCACCGCCGATTAAGGATGACGAGCAGAAGAGCTGCTGTTTTTGCAATCGATCTCATTCATGGAACAGGATTTCTCTATCCATGGTCGCTTAAATCGGGTATTATCTCTCCTCCATTCTCTCACTTCTCTTCCAAGGCTTTTCAACCTAAGCAGCCGAGAATCGATTTCAGCTGTGTTAAAGAATTAAATGATGCTATTGGAGTGTTTCAAAAAATGAAGAGTATGCAGCCGGAGCCTTCTGTTCGAATGTACAACAGTCTTTTGAGTGTCACTGTAAAGATTGAGCAGTATTCTTTTGCCCTTTATATGTTTGATGAAATGCTTAGGATGGGTGTCCCTATTAATGTTTACACCATGAATATTGCTGTGAATTGTTGTTGTCTCTTGAAAGATATAAAATCTGGCTTTGCTGTAATGGGTATATTTTTCAAGAGAGGGTACGAACCAGATGTCGCGACATTCACCACTCTGATTAAAGGGTTGTTTTTAAATCATAAGGTGGCCGAGGCTGGGAAATTGTTCAATATGCTTTTGCGTTTCAGAATATGTGAGCCTAATGATATTATGATTCTGACGATGGTAGATGGGCTTTGTAAATCAGGAAATGTCCTTCCAGCGAGAGATTTAGTTCGTAGATTAGAAAGAAGCAGGTTGAGACCCAATGTCAAGGCTTATAATGCATTACTCGACGGGCTACGCAAATCTGGAATGGTGGATGATGCTCTCCAGCTCCTATCCGCGATGATCGAAAAGGGTATTACACCCAATGTTGTCACGTACAACTCGATGATTCAGGGGTTGTGCGACCTAAGGAGACTGGAGGATGTTAAGGTTCTGGTGAATGAAATGTCTAATTCTAATATTTCTCTCGATGTCGTAACTTTTAGTATATTGATTGATGCATACTGCAAGGAGAGAAAGATGAAAGAGGCTGAAGATTTGTTGGAAATTATGAAGCAACGTAACGTATGCCCTAATGTTGTCACTTATAATGCGATAATGGAGGGGTATTGTTTGAGAGGAGAAATTGACAAAGCACTACAAGTACTTGATTCCATGGTTGACAAGGGACTTAAGCCTGATATTGTTACCTACAATTGCTTATTAAATGGATATTGCAGAAAGGGGAGAATAGACGAAGCTTGGCTTCATTTTCTGGAAGTTCCTTTGAAAGGTCTGGAGCATGATACATGTACTTATAATACCATGATTCATGGACTGTTTAGTGAACGTAGATTTTCCGAGGGCTGGAAGCTTTTCAAGGATATGGAAGCTCGACGAGTAACTCCTAACATATATACTTATAGTACATTGTTGGATGGGCTGTGCAGGAATGGGGAGACTGATGAAGCTCTTTCTTTTCTACACACCATTGAAGGGAATGGAGTTACTCCTAATAGAGTCACATATGGGGCTGTCATTAATGGATTATGCAAAAATGGGAAACTTGATGTTGCCAGAGATCTTTTCAACCAACTACCTTCTAGAGGTGTGCTACCTAATGCTCGAATGTATACAATGATCATTGGTGCACTTTGTCATGAAGGTTCTACAGAGGAGGCACAATGTTTGCTTACAGAGATGCAGAGTCATGGTTGTGCACCTACCAGCGTGACATACAACATCATGACGCGAAGTTTCCTAAAGAAGAAAGAGCTTAGCAAGGCAATTCCATACTTGGAAGTAATGCGCAAAAAGGGACTCTCAGCAGATGTTTCTACTCTTTCCATGCTCATTGATCAAATGCAAGGAAAAACTAAAGATGTTGTTCTTCTCAAATTGATGAAGGATGTTTTGCCAAAGGATTTTGCATCATAGTCATCTCCCCTTCTGAGATGCAACCAACTCAGGCTTTGGCGCTGAACTTTGTGTCTTTTTATTTCttctaggtttttttttttttatttcaactcAGGCTTTGGGCTGATCTCTTGTCTTTTTATTTCTtctgttttattttttcatctAAAGAGATTTTTCTTGTGGTTTTTCAATTCTCATGTATCTCATGTTGTGTGCAAATATATTCTCATATATTCTAATAATTCAATTCATATGCGTATGTTGCAGAAAtggatatttatttattttcttctacTTTTGATTTTCACCTAGAAATAAGAGGTGGTTCTCTTAATTATCTGTCCTCTTTGAGCAAGAAGCACACAGCCTTCTAGCTGAAGTGTCTCTTTCCTAGATTAGCAACACAACTAATATACACTTCCatatttaatgaaaaaaaatggcaaagatgaagatgaaaatAAAATTCACCAAACATATTACTCACCTAACCACAATTTTAGCAGAAAACTACTTATTTTGCAAATCAAAATTGCCTCACAAAACATCCTGCAGTTTACAGTCTTGAAAAAGCTACACCAAAAACATACTTGTGAAGATTTAGCAACACAACAAATAGCAACAAACTGGTATCTATACCCTGCTTCATCTCCTAAAACACAATTCTCTCACCAATACGAAAACTACGAAGACAAACTGCAAGCGCAGCGTTGCTTTCCTTAACGATAGTTACAATCGCAGCCAGCTGAAGAGCTTGTGCGAGAAGCTCGTTCCAAGCAAGTCACGTTCAGAGTTGGACTTCTCTGTCGTATATCCAGCTGAACGGGATCTTCGGCGCCTGCTTGGCCCTCCCTTGAGCTCTCTCCTCCAGACGTCTGATTCTCGGAGGCAATCCACAGACATATTCTTGAGCCTTCTGCCCATCCGCGGATAGCCCCGTTATATTTTCAACTTTCCATCGTGCAACCAAGTGTTCTAGAATGTCGGCGTAGTCTCTTGCTGTGTAGACGCCGAGGCGTTGGGCGACGGCCGAGAAGTGGTCGAAGAGGCTGTCATCACGGCCGTCGTACATCAAGTGGGCGGGCATGGagattttcttcttcatcatgTCGGCAAAAGCTAGCACGGTCCCATCGGGGTCGATCTCGAACAGCTTCTCCACTATCTTGGTGTACGCAGTTTCGTGGCGCTTCTCATCCGAGGCGATGGTGCCGCATATCTGAGCCAGCTTGATGTCCCCATGCTCCCGGGCATGTCGGGCTGTGTTTCCGTGGGACACGAATGTAGCCCTTTCTTGGAAGGATGTGTAGATGAATCCGAGGTACGGGTTGTTTTCTGTCCTCGGGTCCTGAAAAGGTTTATATCGAAACGAGATGTCAACACAAGTTGCTCAAAATCTTTTGTAAGACTGTCTCGCGGATCTAGTGTTTCAATCTGAATCTTGACCCGTGAGACAGTCTTACACAAATTCGGGGACAAAGTTACACTGATTGACACGACTCACAAGCAAGTAGATAGTCAAGTAAGAGTAATTCATAGATTTAGACAAACGAGAAACGAAGTTAGTTACCATTCCCGACCCGATGAGATATTGGATAGTCTTCTCGATTTGCTTCATGTCTACTCTCCCGCAGAGATAAAGATACTTATTAAGAAGATCTCCGTGCCTATTCTCCTCAGCAGTCCACGCCCTCGTCCAGACTGCCCAAGGAGTTAAGCTCGCCCCCGTTTCATCCCTCACGCCATCCAAGGTGTTGAGCATTGTCTGGTACGTCGGGAGGGCTTCCTCGGTGATCATATCTCCGACCAGAACAACAAAATAATCATCGGGAATCTCCttagctctctctctcaattcccTGACCTGGTCATGGAATCCATCTGAGGCGGGATCTGGCAAGAAATCCTGAGGCTGCCAACACTTCTCAACTGGTTTAAGGTGAACCAGTAGATTGTCCTCGGCCCAGCCTTCTATAGATTTGAAGATCTCGATCTTTTGAGGGGGCATCAAGTGCGTGACTTGAACGTGAACCTCACGAGGTGCGCTAAAAGGCTTCTTCGCAGTCTCAGCTTCCCTGTAAAAAATTTAAACACATGGTAAGTGTTAAAACATGTTATCATCATAGAAGAGAGAATTTGTTTCTTGAATATTGTTCTTGTATTTCTTGTTCTTTCTTGCTGATACAATCATCCCTTTTATAGTATTAAGAAGGGAGCTGATATTCAATATTACTtctacaacatcatgaggattcctacaacatcatgaggattcctacaacatcatgaggatccCTATAATTAAGGGATCCTTGAttatcttttgactaactttatcttttgactaactttatTTGTCTGCTGACTTTTTATtctcaacactccccctcaagttgagtgacgggatttccgatACTCAACTTGGAAAGAACTTCTGAAAAACTTTTGAAGTCTACAGCTTTGGTTAGGATATCAGCGAGCTGATCTTCGGACCTCACAAACGGGAGCTCCACAATCTTTTCCTCAATCTTTTCCTTGATGAAGTGCCTATCCACTTCGACATGTTTTGTTCTGTCGTGTTGAACAGGATTTTCTGAGATGCTAATCGCGGCTTTATTGTCGCAGAACATCTGGCATGTTTGTGTTGGTTGAAGGCCCAACTCAGTTAACAGTCTTCTCAACCAAAGGACTTCAGTCAATCCACTCTTGATCCCTCTGAACTCTGCTTCCGCACTAGAGAGAGCTACCACCTTTTGTTTCTTACTCCTCCATGAGACAAGATTCCCTCCGATGAATGCAAAGTATCCAGCTGTTGACTTCCTGTCTACTGGGTTTCCAGCCCAGTCAGCATCTGTGTAAGCTTGTACCTCGAGGTGTTCAGTCTTCTTGAATAGCACTCCATAGTCAAAAGTCTTCTTCAaatatctcacaattctgagcgcagcttccatgtggtcagCCTGTGGTTGGTGCATGAATTGGCTAACAACACCAACAGCATAAGCAATGTCAGGTCGAGTATGGGAAAGATAGATAAGTTTCCCTACCAGACGCTGATATTGTCCTCGATCGGCTAACTGAGCTCCTTCCACAATTTGTAGCCCATGATTTACGATCATAGGAGTTTCtgctggcttgcaatctagcatcccaGTTTCAGCTAGGAGATctagagtatacttcttctggttgatgaagatccccttctttgatctgagaacttcaattccgaggaagtattttagttttcctaagtccttcatttcgaactctttgaacaagctttctttcaacttttgaatctcctctgtgtcatcccctgttataatcatgtcatcaacataaataacCAAACAAGAGATTAGATCACCTCGTTTCTTTAAGAATAAGGTGTGATCTGAgttgctttgctggtacccaaacttcttcatggctgcggtgaatcttccaaaccaagctctgggagactgCTTGAGCCCATATAAGGTTTTCTTCAACTTGCAAACTTCACCCTCTccaaaatctcctgaaaagcctTGAGGCACCTCCATGTagacttctctctcttcttcaagctctccatgtaggaaagcatttgtaacatcgaactgatgaagatcccagtcCTTATTAGCAGCAATTGAGAGGAGCACTCTGACAGTGTTCATCTTTGCAACAGGTGAGAAGGTCTCCTCATAGTCGATTCCATACATCTGTGTGTATCCTTTTGCGACCAATCGAGCTTTGTAacgctcaatagatccatccgGTCTCCTTTTGATTGTGAAGACCCATCTGCATCCTacagttttcttcccttttGGTAGTCTACACTTCTCCCATGTATGGTTTCGATTCAGTGcacttatttctttcttcatggCATCTCTCCAGTGTTCACTTTTCAGAGCCTGTTCTGCTGTTTGTGGTATTTCTTCATCATACAGGGCCGCCTCATAAGCTGCAGCGGTTttggatatgtttccttttgctACATTCCCAATTGCGTACCGAGAATTCTTCCCAAACTTTTCCGGGGTATACCGTTTGGGAGGGATACCCCGAGTACTCCTGGGTGGTAGAACATATCCCTTTGTACCTTCATTTGCTGTATTCTCCTCATGATCCCTTTCAACAAGGCATTGATTCTCTCCCTGATTCCTTTCAACATCTTGAGACATATGATCAGTGAAACCATAAATCTCAGTGGTAAGTTCAGGGGTGTTTACCTCAGATACCAGCGGCGGAGGAGATATTGGCTGAGGAGGCGGACTTTGTACAGTAGTGGATGGAGTTTGCTCTGTGGCAAGgttaactttttctgttggatcTGCTTCCGGGCTGTttggcattggtaaccaacttaacaagtcaatctcactctcactctccccctgactggtAAGGTGGTTattgtaaaaatactcagtttcaAGGAAATCACAGTTCATGGTGGTGATAATTTGACGGGTTTTGGAATTGTAACACCTATATCCTTTTTGATTAACCCCATATCCTACAAACACACACTTGACTGCACAAGGAGAGAGTTTGGTGCGTTCATGTTTAGGAATGTGAAcgaaaacagagcacccaaAGACCCGTGGTTGAAGTGTAAGGGCAATAGGTATGGAAGCCAGGGTAGACAATTTCTGTAATGGGGTTTTAAGTTTAAGAGTCCTAGTAGGGAGACGGTTGACAAGGTAAACCGAGGTTGCCACAGCCTCGGGCCAAAACGAGGAGGGAACATgagactcaatcatcatagaaCGAGTCATTTCAAGTAAAATTCGGTTTTTTCTTTCGGCAACTCCGTTTTGTTCAGGAGTGTGGGGGCAAGTAGTTTGATGAATAATCCCTTttgtttgacaaaatattttcatgGAATTATTAACAAATTCCCCCCATTGTCGGTTCTAAGGGTTTGTATGTTTTTCTGAAACTGAGTTTGAGCCATAGTATGGAAAtgagtaaatttttcaaaaacttcagatttgtgttttaaaaaatatacccatgtcatcctagtgcaatcatcaataaataacaaaaaatatttaaaaccttGTCCCCCTATCACGGGCGAAGGACCCCAAACGTCAGAATGAACTAAAGAAAACATAGAGTTCACTTGTGTATCATTTGATTTGAAAGATTGTCTATGGCTTTTAGCTAAGATACAAGTTTCACAAGAAAGAGTATCACTTTGGAGTAATTTTGGAAATAAAAGTTTAAGGTATCCAGTGGAAGGATGTCCTAACCGACGATGCCAAAGCCAAGCTTCCCGGTTtgcagttccgtgagccagcatcacaTTGCCTTTTTGAGcaatctcatccacatagtacagTCCATTTTtctcagtgccacgcccaataatctcccccgtcctgatatcctgaagaaaACAGAAGTGAGGATGCATTAGCATGGTACAATTGAGTTCTTTGGTAACATGACTAATTGACAACAACTTATGAGATAGGGACGGAACATATAGACAATTGGATAATCGCAAGGTTGGGGTAATTTCTATATTTCCGGCCCCTTCTACTTGAGTTAAGTCACCATTAGCAGTTTGCACATGAGTTCtaaaggattttgatgactcaagTATATCTGATTTATCAAAAGTCATAGTGTCTGTAGccccacaatcaaaaatccaattTTTGTTCCTACTGATTTGTTTATTTGAGACTTGACATGCAGTAGGGgtttttttcgaattttcacAAAGTTTAGGGTCAAAATTAGACTTTTGCATAACTGTGGGGCTGTTTTGAATAACATGGGGTTCATTCTGGGATTTCCCTAAACTTGAGGGACTAGACTCAAAAAAAtggggtttcttttgtaattttcgaaaaatagggGACTGAAATTGAGAGAAGGCAAAAATGGGAGGGTTTGATGGATATTCATCAAACCCTATACCTAATATTTCCTCCCTTTGACCGAAAAAAggcgcctctctctccctttgaCTGAAATCAGCCGCTGATTCCTCCTTTCCTCTCTCGGTTCCGCCTTTATTTCCTCTCACTGCTCCGCCTCCATTAACGCCGGCATAGGCTCCGGCCGTCGACAGCCTGCTGTTTCCTCGGCCATCTCGGCCTGGGAAGGCGGTCGCGGTTACGCCTCTCTCGGAATTCTCGGCTCCACCCACGGCTACCGCCGATCCGGCGGTCTCTCGGCCATCAACGCCGGCCGCCGCCTTCCCTTTTGCTTCCCACCATTCGGGGTAGCCGATGAGTCGAAAGCACCCTTCTTTGGTGTGCCTCGTCATTCCACAGTTTGTGCAAATGAGCTTCGATTTGTCCTCCCTTATTGGTTTCGAAAATGGTAAGCCTGGACCTCTGCCGCCGGAGGTGCTGGCAGCGTGGGGTGGTCGGCCGCTGGTTCCAGAGTGGTGGCGGGAGGAGGCGAGTCCAGCCCCTATTTCTCCCGATGATGAGCCTTTATTTTCGGTAGAGTTGGTTGCCGGCTGCAGGATCTGTAGCCGGGCGGCCTCTCGTCTTACTTTTGAGAAAGCCGATTATGCTGAGGGAATGGGTGTTTCTTTGAGGATGTCTCGCCGGATGTTATCGTATTTCCGATCCAACCCAGAGAGGAATTGATAGAGTCTCCGGTTCTCGATTAATTTCTGGTATTTATTGATTCCTTCTTCACAACACCCGAGAGGATTCG is a window encoding:
- the LOC130999754 gene encoding pentatricopeptide repeat-containing protein At1g12300, mitochondrial-like isoform X2 encodes the protein MTSRRAAVFAIDLIHGTGFLYPWSLKSGNVLPARDLVRRLERSRLRPNVKAYNALLDGLRKSGMVDDALQLLSAMIEKGITPNVVTYNSMIQGLCDLRRLEDVKVLVNEMSNSNISLDVVTFSILIDAYCKERKMKEAEDLLEIMKQRNVCPNVVTYNAIMEGYCLRGEIDKALQVLDSMVDKGLKPDIVTYNCLLNGYCRKGRIDEAWLHFLEVPLKGLEHDTCTYNTMIHGLFSERRFSEGWKLFKDMEARRVTPNIYTYSTLLDGLCRNGETDEALSFLHTIEGNGVTPNRVTYGAVINGLCKNGKLDVARDLFNQLPSRGVLPNARMYTMIIGALCHEGSTEEAQCLLTEMQSHGCAPTSVTYNIMTRSFLKKKELSKAIPYLEVMRKKGLSADVSTLSMLIDQMQGKTKDVVLLKLMKDVLPKDFAS
- the LOC130999754 gene encoding putative pentatricopeptide repeat-containing protein At1g12700, mitochondrial isoform X1, yielding MTSRRAAVFAIDLIHGTGFLYPWSLKSGIISPPFSHFSSKAFQPKQPRIDFSCVKELNDAIGVFQKMKSMQPEPSVRMYNSLLSVTVKIEQYSFALYMFDEMLRMGVPINVYTMNIAVNCCCLLKDIKSGFAVMGIFFKRGYEPDVATFTTLIKGLFLNHKVAEAGKLFNMLLRFRICEPNDIMILTMVDGLCKSGNVLPARDLVRRLERSRLRPNVKAYNALLDGLRKSGMVDDALQLLSAMIEKGITPNVVTYNSMIQGLCDLRRLEDVKVLVNEMSNSNISLDVVTFSILIDAYCKERKMKEAEDLLEIMKQRNVCPNVVTYNAIMEGYCLRGEIDKALQVLDSMVDKGLKPDIVTYNCLLNGYCRKGRIDEAWLHFLEVPLKGLEHDTCTYNTMIHGLFSERRFSEGWKLFKDMEARRVTPNIYTYSTLLDGLCRNGETDEALSFLHTIEGNGVTPNRVTYGAVINGLCKNGKLDVARDLFNQLPSRGVLPNARMYTMIIGALCHEGSTEEAQCLLTEMQSHGCAPTSVTYNIMTRSFLKKKELSKAIPYLEVMRKKGLSADVSTLSMLIDQMQGKTKDVVLLKLMKDVLPKDFAS
- the LOC130999755 gene encoding stearoyl-[acyl-carrier-protein] 9-desaturase, chloroplastic, with translation MPPQKIEIFKSIEGWAEDNLLVHLKPVEKCWQPQDFLPDPASDGFHDQVRELRERAKEIPDDYFVVLVGDMITEEALPTYQTMLNTLDGVRDETGASLTPWAVWTRAWTAEENRHGDLLNKYLYLCGRVDMKQIEKTIQYLIGSGMDPRTENNPYLGFIYTSFQERATFVSHGNTARHAREHGDIKLAQICGTIASDEKRHETAYTKIVEKLFEIDPDGTVLAFADMMKKKISMPAHLMYDGRDDSLFDHFSAVAQRLGVYTARDYADILEHLVARWKVENITGLSADGQKAQEYVCGLPPRIRRLEERAQGRAKQAPKIPFSWIYDREVQL